A single genomic interval of Hydractinia symbiolongicarpus strain clone_291-10 chromosome 8, HSymV2.1, whole genome shotgun sequence harbors:
- the LOC130653768 gene encoding uncharacterized protein LOC130653768 encodes MHNYFSSVNPTASSQVEKVLREEIAAGNYVISATKPLIVSALSAIPKPDTSEIRLIHDCSMPPGNGVNSYIDIERQKFQTLDEAARLLKPGYFMAKVDLRHAYRSVPVHPSNWPALGLKWKFKGDKNFTYLVDTRLPFGGKSAPGIFHRLTQAVRRMMARRGFSLMVVYLDDFLVIGSTQAECQLAFKTLCTLLVSLGFELSPSKIVAPCQRLTFLGVVLDTVSLTLSLPAHKLSVLKDVIALFLTRKRAFKKQLQQLAGRLNWACKVVYGGRTFLRRVLDLMNTLPTSASKCRLTLEFHRDMVWWDEFLDTFNGQCDFHDKRPVTALQTDACSSAVGGFYLGDWFYSNLLVYSPSLSCLHINFKEALCVVLSAARWASAWRNKTVHVYCDNTAAVSMLNKGTTRNPLMMKFLRQLFWLSATYNFRLKVVHVPDALGMVQALSNDVIYFRQANYAESTKKNYRAYLTTYKKFCYMLSVPLVPATTSFLCLYAAYLAKFLLPQSLRLYILFVGLLHKEMGFPNPLNENWILSSVLKGIRRVLGVPP; translated from the exons ATGCATAATTATTTCTCCTCTGTTAATCCCACTGCATCTTCTCAAGTGGAAAAAGTTTTACGAGAGGAAATTGCAGCTGGAAACTATGTTATATCTGCTACCAAGCCGCTGATTGTTAGTGCTCTTAGTGCCATCCCTAAGCCTGACACTTCTGAAATACGCCTCATCCACGATTGTTCAATGCCGCCTGGTAACGGTGTTAACTCATACATCGATATTGAGCgacaaaaatttcaaactttgGACGAGGCTGCCCGCTTATTGAAGCCTGGTTACTTTATGGCCAAGGTTGACTTACGGCATGCTTATCGTTCTGTCCCGGTTCACCCTTCCAATTGGCCAGCACTTGGTTTAAAATGGAAGTTTAAAGGGGACAAAAATTTTACCTACCTTGTAGATACGCGCCTACCTTTTGGAGGTAAAAGTGCTCCTGGCATTTTTCATCGCTTGACCCAAGCAGTTCGTCGTATGATGGCTAGGCGGGGTTTTTCCTTGATGGTAGTCTATCTCGATGACTTCCTCGTCATTGGATCAACACAAGCAGAATGCCAACTAGCTTTTAAAACACTTTGTACTTTACTTGTGTCACTTGGTTTTGAACTTAGCCCTTCAAAAATAGTGGCTCCATGCCAACGCCTGACATTTCTGGGAGTTGTCCTAGACACTGTGTCTCTAACTCTATCACTGCCTGCTCATAAACTATCTGTTTTAAAAGATGTTATTGCCTTATTTTTAACACGAAAACGTGCTTTCAAGAAACAGTTGCAACAATTAGCAGGTCGCCTCAATTGGGCCTGCAAAGTTGTGTACGGTGGTCGCACTTTTCTTCGCCGCGTCCTGGATCTTATGAACACTCTGCCTACCTCTGCCTCGAAGTGTCGGCTGACACTCGAATTCCACAGAGATATGGTGTGGTGGGATGAGTTCTTGGACACCTTTAATGGACAATGTGATTTTCATGACAAACGTCCAGTCACTGCATTACAAACTGATGCTTGTTCCTCAGCTGTAGGCGGATTCTATCTTGGTGATTGGTTCTACTCAAACTTGTTGGTATATTCACCATCACTTAGTTGCCTTCACATCAATTTTAAGGAAGCATTGTGTGTTGTTCTCTCAGCTGCTCGCTGGGCTTCTGCTTGGCGCAATAAGACGGTCCATGTCTATTGTGATAATACGGCTGCTGTCAGCATGCTAAACAAGGGCACTACTCGAAACCCTCTTATGATGAAGTTTCTACGGCAACTTTTTTGGTTGTCTGCAACTTATAACTTTCGTCTAAAGGTGGTTCATGTGCCAG ATGCTCTTGGCATGGTGCAGGCCTTGTCGAATGATGTCATATATTTTCGTCAAGCTAATTATGCTGAGAGTACTAAGAAGAACTACCGTGCATATCTTACtacttataaaaaattttgttacatgCTGTCTGTGCCTTTAGTCCCGGCCACTACTAGTTTTTTGTGCTTATATGCAGCCTATCTTGCCAAGTTTCTTCTGCCGCAGTCACTCCGTTTGTATATTTTGTTCGTTGGTTTATTACATAAGGAAATGGGGTTTCCTAATCCGCTTAATGAGAACTGGATACTGTCATCAGTCCTCAAGGGTATTAGACGAGTGTTGGGAGTCCCTCCTTGA